Proteins encoded in a region of the Magallana gigas chromosome 8, xbMagGiga1.1, whole genome shotgun sequence genome:
- the LOC105338479 gene encoding heparan-sulfate 6-O-sulfotransferase 2: MSRCQRKWIVTGVAIAVTTTFLFIVYTNNTYQSNGTNNLLYKYVQTYKNGELIPNNFAPYVINREYTLDLEDEDVIVFLHIQKTGGSTFGRHLVRNLDTGLGKPCNCVKGVKRCECLTPKKTLWLFSRYSTGWVCGLHADWTELKSCVEEQMDKKENMHRKRKYHYVSILRDPVSRYLSEWKHVRRGATWKTARLYCNGRQATLKEVPFCYESENWQGVTLNEFLKCPFNLANNRQTRMLANLSKVNCYNSTGMSEEERNAMMLESAKENLRNLSFFGLTEYQVETQKLFEHVFHIQFIKDFYQLNETHSMKTRPTSEQWKKVIELNTLDIALYQYAKDLFLQRVKAMNEELNDKSLFPE; encoded by the exons ATGTCGAGGTGCCAGAGGAAGTGGATAGTCACAGGCGTGGCCATCGCTGTAACCACCACCTTTCTCTTCATTGTCTACACAAACAACACATACCAATCTAATGGCACCAACAATTTGCTTTACAAATACGTGCAAACGTACAAAAACGGGGAACTGATACCTAACAATTTTGCTCCTTATGTTATCAATCGTGAATACACGCTGGACCTCGAGGATGAGGATGTGATCGTGTTTCTACACATACAGAAGACCGGCGGTAGTACCTTTGGGAGACACCTGGTGAGGAACCTGGACACAGGCCTGGGCAAACCATGTAACTGTGTGAAGGGGGTGAAGCGCTGCGAGTGTCTGACCCCCAAGAAAACTCTATGGTTATTTAGTCGCTACTCCACGGGATGGGTGTGTGGTCTTCACGCAGACTGGACAGAGTTGAAGAGTTGTGTGGAAGAACAGATGGACAAAAAAGAGAACATGCATCGGAAGAGAAA ATATCATTATGTGTCCATCCTCCGTGACCCTGTGAGTAGGTACTTGAGCGAGTGGAAGCATGTTCGTCGTGGTGCTACATGGAAGACGGCCAGGCTCTACTGTAATGGACGACAGGCCACGCTGAAGGAGGTTCCGTTTTGTTATGAGTCGGAGAACTGGCAAGGAGTGACGCTGAATGAGTTCTTAAAGTGTCCTTTCAATCTGGCCAACAACCGCCAGACGCGAATGTTAGCCAACTTGAGTAAAGTAAACTGTTACAACAGCACGGGGATGTCAGAGGAAGAACGCAACGCTATGATGTTAGAAAGTGCCAAAGAAAACTTACGAAATCTCTCGTTTTTTGGTTTGACTGAGTATCAAGTGGAGACTCAGAAATTGTTTGAGCATGTCTTTCATATACAGTTCATAAAAGATTTCTATCAGCTGAACGAGACCCACAGTATGAAGACTAGACCAACCTCCGAGCAATGGAAGAAGGTCATTGAACTAAACACGCTGGACATTGCCCTGTATCAGTACGCCAAAGATCTCTTCCTGCAGCGAGTCAAGGCTATGAACGAGGAACTCAACGACAAGTCCCTCTTCCCAGAGTAG